From Bacillus pumilus, one genomic window encodes:
- a CDS encoding MarR family winged helix-turn-helix transcriptional regulator: MENHNVEKSLKLFIVLSRAYRSINHHMNKHIVKHGLNPTEFAVLELLYHKGDQPLQQIGDKILLASGSITYVVDKLEKKELLSRRACAEDRRVTFAHITKQGRALLDDIFPDHAKEIHEMISVLSEEEKDACIDMLKHVGLRAKHLYDHTE; the protein is encoded by the coding sequence ATGGAAAATCATAATGTTGAGAAATCTTTGAAATTATTTATTGTATTATCACGTGCCTATCGCTCGATTAATCATCACATGAACAAACATATTGTGAAGCACGGGCTGAATCCGACTGAATTTGCAGTATTAGAATTACTGTATCATAAAGGGGATCAGCCGCTTCAGCAAATCGGTGATAAGATTTTACTTGCAAGCGGCAGCATCACGTATGTGGTCGATAAATTGGAGAAGAAAGAACTCCTCAGTCGTAGGGCCTGTGCAGAAGACCGCAGGGTGACATTTGCGCATATTACCAAGCAGGGACGAGCTTTGCTTGATGATATCTTCCCGGATCATGCGAAAGAAATTCATGAGATGATCAGTGTCCTGAGCGAAGAAGAGAAGGATGCCTGCATTGATATGCTCAAACATGTGGGACTGCGTGCAAAGCATTTATATGATCATACAGAATAA
- a CDS encoding ATP-dependent Clp protease ATP-binding subunit → MRCQYCQVNEATIRLNMQVNSSRSQMVLCEDCYTSLMEQSKMKMGPQLFGGSSFFSEQAGHAQSGEQPKQKGLLDELGRNLTDGANAGLIDPVIGRDEEVARVIEILNRRNKNNPVLIGEPGVGKTAIAEGLALKIASGDVPNKLKNKQIYLLDVSSLVANTGIRGQFEERMKQLIKELQSRKNIILFVDEIHLLVGAGSAEGSMDAGNILKPALARGELQLVGATTLKEYRQIEKDAALERRFQPVIVDEPTQDEAIEILKGIQDKYESYHGVTYSDEAIQACVQLSSRYIQDRHLPDKAIDLMDEAGSKANLSIDAASEDELTNRLTEIAAEKQAALKEEQYEKAAKLRDEEEAIEARLQNKTNDKEHVVTAEAIQAIVEQKTGIPVGKLQADEQTKMKEIDVRLKARVIGQEHAVEKVAKAVKRSRAGLKSKHRPTGSFLFVGPTGVGKTELSKTLAEELFGSRDAIIRLDMSEYMEKHSVSKLIGSPPGYVGHDEAGQLTEKVRRKPYSIILLDEIEKAHPDVQHMFLQIMEDSRLTDSQGRTVSFKDTVIIMTSNAGSTDKTVKVGFQSDQEEAIEEQSLIDSLSAYFKPEFLNRFDSIIQFDSLDRDDLVKIVDLLLNELSEQLKEQHLTVHVTKEAKEKIAELGYHPAFGARPLRRTIQEHVEDQMTEILLEEEKLSGFTVDVEDDEIVVKKG, encoded by the coding sequence ATGCGTTGTCAATATTGTCAAGTAAATGAAGCAACTATTCGCCTGAATATGCAAGTGAATTCGTCCCGGAGCCAAATGGTTTTATGTGAAGACTGCTACACCTCTTTGATGGAGCAATCAAAAATGAAAATGGGACCTCAATTGTTCGGGGGAAGCTCATTCTTCTCTGAGCAAGCAGGACATGCACAAAGCGGAGAGCAGCCAAAGCAAAAAGGCTTACTCGATGAACTTGGCCGGAATTTAACAGATGGCGCAAATGCTGGTTTAATTGATCCAGTCATCGGCCGTGATGAAGAAGTCGCAAGAGTCATTGAAATTTTAAATAGAAGAAATAAAAATAACCCTGTTCTGATTGGTGAACCAGGTGTTGGGAAAACAGCGATCGCTGAAGGACTCGCACTGAAAATTGCAAGTGGCGATGTACCAAATAAATTAAAGAACAAACAAATCTATTTATTAGATGTCTCCTCCCTTGTAGCGAATACAGGGATACGTGGTCAATTTGAGGAAAGAATGAAGCAGTTAATTAAAGAGCTGCAAAGCCGTAAAAATATTATCTTATTTGTAGATGAAATCCATCTTCTTGTAGGCGCAGGATCTGCCGAAGGGTCAATGGATGCTGGAAACATCTTAAAACCAGCCCTTGCACGAGGCGAGCTTCAGCTAGTAGGTGCGACGACATTAAAAGAATATCGTCAAATTGAAAAAGATGCCGCCCTTGAACGACGCTTCCAGCCCGTCATTGTAGATGAACCAACACAAGATGAAGCGATCGAGATTTTAAAAGGCATTCAAGATAAGTACGAAAGTTATCATGGCGTCACTTATTCAGACGAAGCTATTCAAGCGTGTGTTCAATTATCTTCCCGGTATATTCAAGACCGTCATTTGCCGGATAAAGCCATTGATTTAATGGATGAAGCAGGTTCAAAAGCGAACCTCTCCATTGATGCAGCAAGTGAAGATGAACTAACGAATCGTCTGACAGAAATCGCTGCTGAAAAACAAGCTGCTTTAAAAGAAGAACAATACGAAAAAGCAGCGAAGCTTCGAGATGAAGAAGAAGCCATTGAAGCAAGACTTCAGAACAAAACAAATGACAAAGAACATGTCGTCACAGCAGAAGCCATTCAAGCCATTGTGGAACAAAAAACAGGCATCCCTGTCGGCAAACTGCAAGCAGACGAACAAACCAAAATGAAAGAAATTGACGTCCGCTTAAAAGCACGGGTGATTGGTCAGGAACATGCGGTTGAAAAAGTGGCGAAAGCTGTGAAAAGAAGCAGAGCCGGCTTAAAATCGAAACATAGACCAACAGGCTCCTTCCTATTCGTTGGACCAACAGGTGTCGGGAAAACCGAATTGTCAAAAACGCTAGCTGAAGAATTATTCGGTTCAAGAGATGCGATCATCCGTTTAGATATGAGTGAGTACATGGAGAAACACTCAGTATCCAAGCTCATTGGTTCTCCTCCTGGTTATGTTGGACATGATGAAGCGGGTCAGCTGACGGAAAAAGTGCGCAGAAAACCATACAGCATCATTTTGCTGGATGAAATCGAAAAAGCACATCCTGATGTGCAGCATATGTTCCTTCAAATCATGGAAGATAGCCGGTTAACAGACAGCCAAGGCAGAACCGTCAGCTTTAAAGATACGGTCATCATCATGACAAGTAACGCAGGCAGCACAGATAAAACGGTCAAAGTCGGCTTCCAGTCTGATCAGGAAGAAGCGATTGAGGAACAATCACTCATTGATTCACTCAGCGCCTATTTCAAGCCAGAATTCTTGAACCGTTTTGACAGCATCATTCAGTTTGACTCATTAGATAGAGATGATTTAGTGAAGATTGTGGATCTTCTGCTCAATGAGCTGTCAGAGCAATTAAAAGAGCAACATTTAACAGTCCATGTGACAAAAGAAGCGAAAGAAAAAATTGCAGAACTTGGATATCATCCTGCATTTGGTGCTCGTCCACTGAGAAGAACCATTCAAGAGCATGTTGAAGATCAAATGACGGAAATATTGCTTGAAGAAGAAAAGCTTTCAGGATTTACTGTAGATGTTGAAGATGACGAAATTGTAGTAAAAAAAGGATAA
- the motA gene encoding flagellar motor stator protein MotA — protein MDKTSLIGIILAFIALSVGMVLKGVSLTALINPAAILIIVVGTIAAVVIAFPSSEIKKTPKLFGKIFKDNQLPTIQEMIPLFSNWAQIARREGLLALEASIEEVDDDFLKNGLSMAVDGQSAEFIRDVLTEEVDAMSERHQSGALIFTQAGTYAPTLGVLGAVVGLIAALANMGDIEALGHAISAAFVATLLGIFTGYVLWHPFANKLKRKSKEEVKLRLIMIEGILSVLEGQSPKVIEQKLLMYLPAKERANLVIEEGEKQNG, from the coding sequence ATGGACAAAACATCGTTAATAGGTATTATTTTAGCATTTATTGCACTGAGTGTCGGTATGGTTTTGAAAGGTGTAAGTCTAACCGCTCTTATCAACCCAGCGGCTATATTGATCATTGTGGTTGGGACGATTGCAGCTGTTGTCATCGCATTCCCATCTAGTGAAATTAAGAAAACGCCAAAATTGTTCGGCAAAATTTTCAAAGACAACCAGCTTCCAACGATTCAAGAAATGATCCCTCTTTTTTCAAACTGGGCACAAATTGCGCGTCGTGAAGGTCTTTTGGCATTAGAAGCTAGCATTGAGGAAGTAGATGACGATTTCCTTAAGAACGGCTTAAGTATGGCCGTTGACGGTCAAAGTGCAGAATTTATTCGCGACGTCTTAACAGAAGAGGTTGACGCCATGTCTGAAAGACATCAGTCAGGCGCATTAATCTTTACACAAGCCGGTACATACGCTCCGACGCTTGGTGTACTTGGCGCCGTTGTCGGACTTATTGCCGCACTTGCAAACATGGGAGATATTGAAGCACTTGGACATGCAATCAGTGCAGCCTTCGTTGCCACACTGCTTGGGATTTTTACCGGGTATGTGTTATGGCATCCATTTGCCAACAAGCTGAAGCGTAAATCAAAGGAAGAAGTAAAGCTTCGTCTGATTATGATCGAAGGGATCCTTTCTGTTCTTGAAGGTCAATCTCCAAAAGTGATTGAACAAAAACTTCTCATGTACTTACCAGCGAAAGAACGTGCAAATCTTGTCATTGAAGAAGGAGAAAAACAAAATGGCTAG
- a CDS encoding methylthioribulose 1-phosphate dehydratase, whose amino-acid sequence MADAKSKRWQELADVKRELAQRDWFYGTSGNLSIKVSDDPITFLVTASGKDKRKETDEDFVLVNAAGKPDDPNEQLRPSAETLLHTYVYERTEAGCCLHVHTIDNNVMSELYGGKGEVRLKGNEIIKALGYWEEDAEVSIPIIENPAHIPHLAAQFAKHLTEESESGAVLIRNHGITVWGKTAFEAKRVLEAYEFLFSYHLKLMLYQKQLVR is encoded by the coding sequence ATGGCAGACGCAAAGAGCAAGCGCTGGCAGGAGCTAGCAGACGTCAAACGTGAACTGGCACAAAGAGACTGGTTTTACGGAACAAGCGGCAATTTATCGATCAAGGTGTCGGATGATCCAATCACGTTTTTGGTGACGGCAAGCGGTAAAGATAAACGAAAAGAAACGGATGAAGATTTTGTTTTAGTGAACGCAGCAGGCAAGCCTGATGATCCGAACGAACAGCTTAGACCATCAGCCGAAACACTGCTTCACACATACGTGTATGAGCGGACGGAAGCAGGTTGCTGCCTCCATGTCCATACAATCGATAATAATGTGATGTCTGAGCTGTATGGGGGTAAGGGCGAGGTTCGTTTGAAAGGAAACGAAATCATCAAGGCGCTTGGTTACTGGGAAGAGGATGCAGAAGTGTCGATACCGATTATTGAAAATCCAGCCCACATTCCGCATCTTGCAGCACAATTTGCAAAGCATCTCACTGAAGAGTCAGAATCAGGTGCGGTGCTCATTCGAAATCACGGCATCACTGTCTGGGGAAAAACAGCCTTTGAAGCAAAACGAGTATTAGAGGCGTATGAATTTTTATTTAGCTACCACTTAAAATTAATGCTTTATCAAAAGCAGCTTGTCAGATAA
- a CDS encoding ATP-binding protein, with product MSILKGFWKKIRLYLILVMIPTLIISYFIYEKETEKIDLKNKQTATLMLNIHKNQMNYLISETEARLTSLAMGFDQPLETKKVENILEKIYKQEPRFSGLYLLDKKGNVSVSTTPLKEKINLSFRDYFKRIQVTKQTVITDNYVSRITKQRILSICVPVLDENEEVTNVLIAAIQIDYLRNIMNVLNPDLHFKMLNQNGHVVFTSGPQPASENGSTVSTYLDENSWKLEVFPQRASTGEVLSVMLIPLSSAFILLNILFTLVQYIILRRQTQQERHQNEAQKLELIGTLAASTAHEIRNPLTGISGFIQLLQKKYHSEEDQLYFSVIEEEIKRINQIVSEFLVLGKPTAEKWQNNSVKEIVSEIMPIVFSEANLYNVEVDLQINTIQDVGVYCTKDHIKQVVLNVAKNSLEAMPNGGHLKILIEAEKEHVIIKVKDTGEGIPEEMLKHIFLPFITSKEKGTGLGLVVCKRIISMYGGTIDIESEVNKGTTVMIMLPSAHSA from the coding sequence ATGAGTATACTGAAAGGGTTTTGGAAAAAGATCAGGCTGTACCTTATTTTGGTCATGATTCCAACCCTAATCATTAGTTATTTTATCTACGAAAAAGAAACGGAAAAAATCGACTTAAAAAACAAACAAACTGCTACACTTATGTTAAATATTCACAAAAACCAAATGAATTATTTAATTAGTGAAACAGAAGCGAGATTAACTTCACTTGCCATGGGATTTGACCAGCCTCTCGAGACGAAAAAAGTAGAAAACATCCTAGAGAAAATCTATAAACAAGAACCTCGTTTTTCAGGTCTGTATCTCCTAGACAAAAAAGGAAATGTATCAGTAAGCACCACACCGTTAAAGGAAAAAATCAACCTATCATTTAGAGATTACTTTAAGCGCATTCAAGTGACCAAGCAGACGGTGATCACAGATAACTATGTGAGCCGAATTACAAAACAGCGGATTCTCTCCATTTGCGTGCCTGTTCTGGATGAAAATGAAGAAGTCACCAATGTGCTAATTGCCGCCATTCAAATTGATTATTTAAGAAATATTATGAATGTATTGAACCCTGATCTTCATTTTAAGATGCTGAATCAAAATGGACATGTGGTGTTTACAAGTGGTCCGCAGCCAGCATCAGAAAATGGCAGCACCGTGTCTACATATTTAGATGAAAACAGCTGGAAGCTGGAGGTCTTTCCGCAGCGCGCGTCTACAGGTGAAGTGCTGTCTGTTATGTTGATCCCTTTATCCAGTGCTTTTATTTTATTAAATATTTTATTCACACTTGTTCAATATATCATTTTAAGGCGTCAAACCCAGCAGGAGCGTCACCAAAATGAAGCGCAAAAGCTTGAATTAATCGGAACCCTCGCAGCAAGTACGGCACACGAAATTCGCAACCCATTAACAGGGATCAGCGGATTTATACAGCTTTTGCAAAAGAAGTATCATTCAGAAGAAGATCAGCTCTATTTTTCTGTCATTGAAGAAGAAATTAAACGAATCAACCAAATCGTCAGTGAGTTTCTTGTATTAGGGAAACCAACGGCAGAAAAATGGCAGAATAACTCTGTAAAAGAAATTGTAAGTGAGATCATGCCGATCGTTTTCTCTGAGGCGAACCTTTATAATGTTGAGGTTGATTTGCAAATTAATACGATTCAGGATGTTGGGGTATATTGCACAAAGGATCACATTAAACAAGTCGTATTAAATGTAGCGAAGAACTCGTTAGAAGCGATGCCAAATGGCGGTCATTTGAAGATTTTGATTGAGGCTGAAAAAGAACATGTCATCATTAAAGTGAAAGATACGGGTGAAGGCATACCAGAAGAAATGTTAAAGCATATCTTCCTTCCTTTTATTACGTCGAAGGAAAAAGGGACAGGTCTTGGGCTTGTCGTGTGTAAACGAATCATTTCGATGTATGGCGGGACAATTGATATCGAGAGCGAAGTGAATAAAGGAACAACCGTCATGATCATGCTTCCTTCTGCTCACTCAGCATAG
- the queD gene encoding 6-carboxytetrahydropterin synthase QueD: protein MLSQIYPQTNHPFSFELNKDMHVSAAHFIPREDAGACSRVHGHTYTINITIAGDELDESGFLVNFSTLKKLIHGQYDHTLLNDHEEFSSTDPYAMPTTEVVAKTVHDKVAAYLSTLANKPVCVQVFVRETPTSYCIYRPKRVENNG, encoded by the coding sequence ATGCTTTCTCAAATCTATCCACAAACGAATCATCCATTTTCATTTGAATTGAACAAAGATATGCATGTATCGGCTGCCCATTTCATCCCAAGAGAAGATGCAGGTGCTTGCAGCCGCGTACATGGTCATACGTACACCATCAATATAACCATTGCGGGAGACGAGCTAGATGAATCGGGTTTCCTTGTCAATTTCAGTACATTGAAGAAGCTCATTCATGGTCAGTACGATCACACGCTGCTCAATGATCATGAGGAATTCTCATCAACCGATCCATACGCGATGCCTACTACAGAGGTTGTGGCAAAGACAGTCCATGACAAAGTGGCAGCGTATTTATCGACTTTAGCGAACAAACCGGTATGTGTTCAGGTCTTTGTGAGGGAGACTCCAACAAGCTACTGCATTTACCGGCCGAAACGAGTTGAAAACAATGGCTAA
- a CDS encoding YkvI family membrane protein, with protein MKRSNESAFQLAFLYVGTVVGAGFATGKEIVEFFVRFGWIGLFGILISGAIFTGLGAKMMLISKRIQAESYQDMNRFLFGAAASRYINVVMFFILLGVTSVMISGAGAIFEEQLGISKEYGIFLTIILSVIVLLKGSKGLFGVNVLVVPMLIFFSLIVFLDSFVFSSSESYVLALQLGEGEWILSAISYGAFNLALSQAVLVPVANEMTSEAVIKKGAVLGGVMLTLILLACFLSLSSLNMLEAFDIPMAQVVYQVANSIHLIYLFVIFGEVFTSVIGNLYGLERQVRAYIRMNSVLTISLILLCCYVISKIGYGTLISTVYPIFGYVSIFFILFLCLKKVPASLDK; from the coding sequence ATGAAACGTTCAAATGAATCCGCTTTTCAGCTTGCCTTTTTATATGTAGGAACAGTGGTTGGAGCTGGGTTTGCGACAGGAAAAGAAATCGTAGAATTTTTTGTTCGTTTTGGCTGGATTGGACTATTCGGAATCTTGATTAGCGGCGCTATTTTTACTGGACTTGGTGCAAAAATGATGCTCATTTCTAAACGAATTCAAGCAGAGTCTTATCAAGATATGAACCGGTTTCTATTTGGCGCAGCTGCAAGCAGGTATATTAATGTCGTCATGTTTTTTATTTTACTAGGCGTCACTTCAGTGATGATTTCTGGCGCAGGGGCTATTTTTGAAGAGCAGCTTGGCATATCAAAGGAATATGGAATCTTTTTGACGATCATTCTGAGCGTCATTGTGCTTTTGAAAGGTTCAAAAGGATTATTTGGTGTCAATGTTCTCGTCGTCCCAATGCTTATTTTCTTTTCATTGATCGTATTTCTTGATTCATTCGTTTTTAGCAGTAGTGAAAGTTATGTTCTTGCGCTTCAATTGGGTGAGGGAGAGTGGATTTTATCAGCTATCTCATATGGAGCTTTTAATTTAGCACTTTCTCAAGCAGTGTTAGTGCCCGTCGCAAATGAAATGACCTCTGAAGCGGTGATTAAAAAGGGAGCTGTGCTTGGGGGCGTCATGCTGACCCTTATTTTACTGGCATGCTTTTTATCTCTTTCTTCATTAAATATGCTGGAGGCGTTTGATATTCCAATGGCTCAGGTAGTGTATCAAGTAGCAAACTCCATTCACCTCATTTATTTATTTGTGATCTTCGGCGAAGTCTTTACATCCGTCATAGGCAATTTATATGGACTCGAGAGACAAGTGAGGGCGTATATTCGGATGAACAGTGTCTTGACAATATCCCTTATTCTCTTATGCTGCTATGTGATTAGTAAAATCGGTTACGGTACATTGATATCAACGGTTTATCCTATTTTTGGCTATGTGAGCATCTTTTTTATCCTCTTTCTTTGTCTAAAAAAAGTGCCTGCATCTCTTGATAAGTAA
- a CDS encoding 1,2-dihydroxy-3-keto-5-methylthiopentene dioxygenase encodes MATILIHNEENTLLESEQEVAAYLEKQGVIYEHWDIAKLPNRLSEKYDLTDEEKEEILTVFQKEIQRISEKRGYKAQDVISLSDATPNLDELLQNFKREHHHTDDEVRFIVSGHGIFAIQSKNGVFFDVRLNPGDLISVPPHIRHYFTLQEDRKVVAVRIFVTTEGWVPIYEEETV; translated from the coding sequence ATGGCGACGATTTTGATTCATAACGAAGAGAACACATTACTTGAAAGCGAGCAAGAGGTAGCAGCATATTTAGAAAAGCAAGGGGTCATTTATGAACATTGGGATATTGCAAAGCTGCCAAACCGGTTATCAGAAAAGTATGATTTAACAGATGAGGAAAAGGAAGAGATTTTGACTGTTTTTCAAAAGGAAATCCAGCGTATATCTGAAAAACGAGGGTACAAAGCGCAGGATGTGATTTCATTATCTGACGCCACACCAAATCTAGATGAGCTGCTCCAAAATTTTAAGCGTGAGCATCATCATACAGATGACGAAGTACGTTTTATTGTAAGCGGGCATGGAATCTTTGCCATTCAGAGTAAGAATGGCGTCTTTTTTGACGTGAGACTGAATCCAGGCGATTTAATTTCTGTCCCGCCACATATTCGTCACTACTTTACACTTCAAGAGGATCGCAAAGTGGTCGCAGTTCGCATATTTGTCACAACTGAGGGCTGGGTGCCAATTTACGAGGAAGAAACGGTTTAA
- the queC gene encoding 7-cyano-7-deazaguanine synthase QueC, with amino-acid sequence MKNEKAVVVFSGGQDSTTCLLWALQQFEEVETVTFHYNQRHQEEIDVAKRIADKLGVKNHLLDMSLLNQLAPNALTRDDIDIEEKEGELPSTFVPGRNLVFLSFASILAYQIGARHIITGVCETDFSGYPDCRDEFVKSCNVTVNLAMEKPFVIHTPLMWLNKAETWKLADELNALDFVKNETLTCYNGIISDGCGECPACKLRKNGYDTYMEMKEAK; translated from the coding sequence ATGAAAAATGAAAAAGCAGTCGTTGTCTTTAGCGGGGGACAAGACAGTACGACATGTTTATTATGGGCACTTCAACAATTCGAAGAGGTAGAAACTGTGACCTTTCATTATAATCAGCGTCATCAAGAAGAAATTGATGTCGCGAAAAGAATTGCTGACAAGTTAGGTGTGAAGAATCATCTATTAGATATGTCTCTTTTGAATCAGCTTGCACCAAATGCTTTAACAAGAGATGACATTGACATTGAGGAAAAAGAAGGAGAGCTGCCTTCCACATTTGTACCAGGACGAAACTTAGTGTTCTTATCCTTCGCTTCTATTCTTGCGTATCAAATCGGAGCAAGACATATTATCACAGGTGTATGTGAAACAGACTTTAGCGGCTATCCAGATTGCCGTGACGAGTTTGTAAAGTCTTGTAATGTCACAGTGAATTTGGCGATGGAAAAACCATTTGTGATCCATACACCACTCATGTGGCTCAATAAAGCAGAAACATGGAAGCTTGCGGATGAGCTGAATGCGCTGGATTTTGTAAAAAATGAAACGCTCACTTGCTATAATGGCATCATTTCTGATGGCTGCGGGGAATGTCCTGCGTGTAAGCTTCGGAAAAATGGCTATGACACTTATATGGAAATGAAGGAGGCAAAATAA
- a CDS encoding aspartyl-phosphate phosphatase Spo0E family protein has protein sequence MNIYVRKEQLLMSIDEKRKQMVEAAQAEGYTGETTIKYSQELDNLMNEYQYLLFHEKQSAPSFHDLVSQMSLLSVNRPSY, from the coding sequence ATGAATATTTATGTAAGGAAAGAACAATTGCTGATGTCCATTGATGAGAAGAGAAAACAGATGGTAGAAGCTGCTCAAGCGGAAGGCTACACTGGTGAGACGACAATTAAATATAGTCAAGAACTAGACAACCTGATGAATGAGTATCAGTATCTCCTTTTTCATGAGAAACAATCTGCCCCCTCCTTTCATGATCTTGTATCTCAAATGAGTCTTCTATCTGTGAACCGCCCTTCTTATTGA
- the motB gene encoding flagellar motor protein MotB has protein sequence MARKRKKHDHDDHVDESWLIPYADLLTLLLALFIVLFASSSIDAAKYEQMAKSFNVVFTGGTGVMDQTSMQSTEETENSNQTKKAAEEDEEAKAKARDHAVLTKVKKQVDSFIANKKLGAKLETKLTDEGLLITIEDSIFFDSGRAVIRPQDVPLAKEISKLLVINPARDIVISGHTDNVPIRNSEFESNWYLSAIRAVNFLSILLENSNLDQENFSTKGFGEFKPVASNDTAEGRSKNRRVEVLILPIEKKAK, from the coding sequence ATGGCTAGGAAACGTAAAAAACATGATCACGATGACCATGTAGATGAATCTTGGCTGATCCCTTATGCCGATCTTCTGACGCTTCTACTCGCTCTCTTCATTGTGCTTTTTGCATCTAGTTCGATTGATGCGGCAAAATATGAACAGATGGCAAAGTCTTTTAATGTCGTCTTTACGGGCGGTACTGGTGTCATGGATCAAACCAGCATGCAAAGCACTGAAGAAACTGAAAATAGCAACCAGACCAAGAAAGCAGCCGAAGAAGATGAAGAAGCCAAAGCGAAAGCTCGAGACCATGCCGTTCTCACAAAGGTCAAAAAGCAAGTGGATTCCTTCATTGCCAATAAGAAACTTGGAGCTAAGCTCGAAACAAAGCTCACGGACGAAGGTTTGCTCATTACGATAGAAGACAGTATCTTCTTTGATTCTGGCCGGGCGGTTATTCGCCCTCAAGATGTCCCGTTAGCAAAGGAAATCTCAAAACTACTTGTCATTAACCCCGCTCGTGACATCGTCATTAGCGGACATACTGATAATGTACCGATCAGAAATTCAGAATTTGAATCCAACTGGTATTTAAGTGCCATTCGTGCTGTAAACTTCTTGAGTATTCTACTTGAGAACAGCAATCTAGACCAAGAGAACTTTAGTACAAAAGGTTTCGGTGAATTCAAGCCGGTTGCTTCAAACGATACAGCAGAAGGCAGAAGTAAAAACCGACGCGTAGAAGTACTCATTTTACCGATTGAGAAAAAAGCGAAATAA
- a CDS encoding 2-hydroxy-3-keto-5-methylthiopentenyl-1-phosphate phosphatase, translating into MKKPIVCCDFDGTITKNDNIIRIMKHFAPSEWTKLKDDVLSKEITIQEGVGQMFQLLTSDQKEAIQSFILEDTEIREGFTQFVDYVKKADIPFYVLSGGMDFFVYPILEGIVGRDNIYCNHASFGEDHIQIEWPHACDSQCQNGCGCCKPSIIRELTHKNDFIIMIGDSVTDVEAAKHADLTFARDYLLNECKELGLIYQEYETFIDLKAQFDQIKEVKEWQTQRASAGRS; encoded by the coding sequence ATGAAAAAACCAATTGTATGTTGTGATTTTGATGGAACAATTACGAAAAATGATAATATCATTCGCATCATGAAACACTTTGCACCAAGTGAATGGACGAAGCTGAAGGATGATGTTCTCTCAAAGGAGATCACCATTCAAGAAGGCGTCGGGCAGATGTTTCAATTACTGACGAGTGATCAAAAAGAAGCCATTCAGTCGTTTATTTTAGAAGATACAGAGATTCGAGAAGGATTCACGCAATTTGTTGATTATGTGAAAAAGGCTGATATCCCTTTCTATGTGCTAAGCGGCGGGATGGACTTTTTTGTCTATCCCATACTCGAGGGCATTGTGGGCAGAGACAATATTTATTGCAATCATGCCTCATTTGGGGAAGATCATATTCAGATTGAATGGCCGCATGCCTGCGATTCGCAATGTCAAAATGGCTGTGGATGCTGCAAGCCGTCAATCATTCGAGAGCTGACCCATAAGAATGACTTCATCATCATGATCGGAGATTCAGTCACCGATGTGGAGGCGGCAAAGCATGCGGATCTCACATTTGCGCGCGACTACTTGCTGAATGAATGTAAGGAGCTTGGGCTTATATATCAAGAGTATGAAACATTTATTGATCTTAAAGCGCAATTTGATCAAATAAAGGAAGTGAAGGAATGGCAGACGCAAAGAGCAAGCGCTGGCAGGAGCTAG